The following are from one region of the Vibrio rarus genome:
- a CDS encoding HD domain-containing phosphohydrolase gives MKRRFSIKFTVISLFILTTCITATVAISLQYYFSRQQALHTALDKYQNIAHSIGSEVREFDEVITNVTRLLSGLGQEFEQFDENHIARDAFVNLMADSPMFYSLYLARDDGHFYQLINLDSVPLLRQQLSATIDDRWVVVEVKQQNGVNKKTTSFYDADFHLRTSVSDISKFDATKRPWFIGAAKVDVYKTDPYLFHNVQLNGQTYASRIKNSKWGSVIGIDVVVSSLSHEVKQSLGQARTNLKAQFFIYDESGSLKSSSQDDAFLVLPKVTPLALTAAQRKLIADSGSIEVSNQTDWPPLDFAVFGKPTGYFVDIMKIVSLKTGMSFKFINGYSWLELVQSYKHGDLDILSPVANNKTNRSLGEMSVPLAHFNFGIASLDKGVHSLHQLQGKRVGILKGWSIINELKASQPQIQIVEIDDLYSGLKYLYSGELDAVMDLSVILKSTIDQHFLHGISVQEDNQDGKLHAMNSFHLVAKNLSPKLIDIINQAVSSLTPNERLFLDMKWFSDDSPRSVVPYKFLVDAAKDEELQGKLTKFNVGEDSYFGFVQQIDLFDQGREYLGITVPADSLLKAALSNVMAATLGSAAILLLLIPLSRIFSNPIINPILALIEQTKKVRQHRYLDVSRVPTRITELDELSISVKTTASELAAYQKQQQGFVDSFIQLIAQAIDDKSPYTAGHCNRVPDLAIMLAEKAEKEESSAFADFEFANDAQRREFRIAAWLHDCGKITTPEHIVDKGSKLEANYNRIHEIRTRFEVMIRDQIISFYQQQSPQLEPEKDAQLQQNIEQLKAEFAEVANANIGGEVMEDEAISRIEKIAQKTWTRYLDDQLGLSPEEERHLAHCKVSSCTPATETLLADKPQHLIPHPHDVAFDDSFEIKMEIPSHLANRGEVYNLCIARGTLTVEDRFKINEHIVSTIKMLERMPFPEELSKVPRYASTHHETMKGTGYPRKLHREQLSIPERILALADVFEALTAADRPYKKAKTLSQSLKIMKFMVLDEHLDRDVYRLFLRSEIYRIYAEKYLAPEQIDEINVEEYWV, from the coding sequence ATGAAAAGGCGTTTTTCGATTAAATTTACGGTGATTAGCCTCTTTATCCTCACCACTTGCATAACCGCCACCGTGGCCATTAGCTTGCAATACTATTTTAGTCGGCAACAAGCGCTGCATACGGCATTGGATAAATACCAAAATATTGCCCATAGCATAGGCTCTGAGGTTAGAGAGTTTGATGAAGTTATTACCAATGTGACTCGACTGCTGTCGGGCCTTGGGCAAGAGTTTGAACAGTTTGATGAAAACCACATAGCAAGAGATGCGTTTGTTAATTTAATGGCTGATAGCCCTATGTTCTACAGCCTGTATTTGGCTCGTGATGATGGGCATTTTTATCAACTGATTAACTTAGACTCCGTTCCGTTGTTGCGCCAGCAGTTATCCGCCACTATTGACGACCGTTGGGTGGTGGTGGAGGTTAAGCAACAAAATGGAGTGAATAAAAAAACCACCTCCTTCTATGACGCCGACTTTCATTTACGAACCAGTGTGAGCGATATCAGTAAATTTGACGCAACCAAGCGACCTTGGTTTATTGGTGCCGCTAAAGTCGATGTATACAAAACCGACCCTTATTTATTTCATAATGTACAGTTGAACGGGCAAACCTACGCTTCGCGCATTAAAAACTCCAAATGGGGGAGTGTGATTGGTATTGACGTGGTGGTGTCTTCACTTTCTCATGAAGTGAAACAGAGCCTAGGTCAGGCGAGAACCAACTTAAAGGCGCAGTTCTTTATTTATGATGAATCGGGTTCCTTAAAATCCTCCTCCCAAGATGATGCTTTTTTAGTGCTACCTAAAGTCACCCCGCTGGCTTTAACTGCAGCGCAACGTAAATTAATTGCCGATTCAGGCAGTATAGAAGTGTCTAACCAAACGGATTGGCCACCGTTAGACTTTGCTGTGTTTGGCAAGCCAACAGGCTACTTTGTAGACATAATGAAAATCGTGTCATTAAAGACGGGCATGTCGTTTAAATTCATTAATGGTTACAGTTGGTTGGAGTTGGTGCAATCCTATAAGCACGGAGATCTTGATATTCTTTCTCCTGTGGCCAATAACAAAACCAATCGCTCCCTTGGTGAGATGAGCGTTCCTTTGGCCCATTTTAACTTTGGCATAGCGTCATTGGATAAAGGGGTGCATAGCCTGCATCAACTACAAGGTAAGCGAGTGGGAATTCTTAAGGGCTGGTCGATCATCAACGAACTAAAAGCGAGTCAGCCACAGATACAAATTGTAGAAATTGATGATTTATATTCAGGATTAAAGTATTTATACAGCGGTGAGTTGGACGCGGTAATGGATTTGTCGGTGATTTTGAAAAGCACCATAGATCAACACTTTTTACATGGGATTTCAGTACAAGAAGACAACCAAGACGGCAAGTTGCATGCCATGAACTCTTTTCACTTAGTGGCGAAAAATCTCTCTCCTAAGCTCATCGATATTATTAATCAAGCCGTAAGCAGCTTGACGCCAAACGAGCGACTTTTCTTAGATATGAAGTGGTTTTCCGATGATAGTCCGAGAAGTGTTGTCCCCTATAAATTTCTGGTTGATGCAGCTAAAGATGAAGAGTTACAAGGCAAGTTGACCAAGTTTAACGTGGGTGAAGATAGTTACTTTGGTTTTGTGCAGCAAATAGATTTGTTTGATCAAGGGCGAGAGTATTTAGGGATCACCGTGCCCGCCGATTCGTTGTTAAAGGCGGCGCTGAGTAACGTGATGGCAGCGACCTTAGGTTCAGCGGCAATATTATTGTTATTGATCCCTCTGTCGCGTATTTTCTCCAATCCCATCATTAATCCTATTTTGGCTCTTATCGAGCAGACAAAAAAAGTTCGTCAGCATCGTTATCTAGACGTCAGTCGTGTCCCAACACGTATCACTGAACTGGACGAGTTGTCGATTTCGGTGAAAACAACAGCATCAGAGCTCGCCGCCTATCAGAAGCAGCAGCAAGGGTTTGTGGATTCCTTTATTCAACTTATTGCCCAGGCTATCGATGACAAGTCCCCTTATACCGCGGGTCATTGTAATCGAGTTCCCGACCTTGCCATTATGTTGGCCGAAAAAGCTGAGAAGGAAGAAAGCAGCGCTTTTGCAGATTTTGAGTTTGCCAATGATGCCCAAAGAAGGGAGTTTAGAATTGCCGCCTGGCTGCATGATTGTGGCAAGATCACCACCCCTGAGCACATCGTCGATAAGGGCTCAAAACTTGAGGCCAATTATAATCGTATTCACGAAATACGCACCCGCTTTGAGGTGATGATTCGCGATCAGATTATTAGCTTCTACCAGCAACAGTCACCACAGCTTGAACCGGAAAAAGATGCTCAGTTACAACAAAATATTGAGCAGTTAAAAGCGGAGTTTGCGGAGGTTGCTAACGCCAACATCGGTGGGGAAGTGATGGAAGATGAAGCCATATCTCGTATCGAAAAAATTGCTCAGAAAACGTGGACTCGTTATCTTGATGACCAATTAGGCTTATCTCCAGAAGAGGAGCGTCACCTTGCTCATTGTAAGGTTTCGTCTTGCACCCCTGCGACAGAAACGTTATTAGCGGATAAACCCCAGCACTTGATCCCTCATCCCCACGACGTCGCCTTTGATGATAGTTTTGAAATAAAAATGGAGATCCCAAGCCATCTTGCTAATCGAGGGGAGGTGTATAACCTTTGTATTGCACGAGGCACTCTAACGGTGGAAGATAGGTTTAAGATTAATGAGCATATTGTAAGTACCATCAAAATGTTAGAGAGGATGCCGTTTCCTGAAGAACTCTCTAAAGTGCCCCGTTATGCCTCCACCCACCATGAAACAATGAAGGGCACGGGATACCCAAGAAAACTGCACAGAGAGCAGCTGAGCATTCCAGAGCGCATTTTAGCACTGGCTGACGTATTTGAAGCATTAACTGCGGCAGATAGGCCTTATAAAAAGGCGAAAACCTTAAGTCAATCTTTGAAAATAATGAAGTTTATGGTGCTTGATGAACATTTGGACAGGGATGTGTATCGCCTGTTTTTGCGCAGTGAAATCTATCGCATTTATGCGGAAAAATATTTAGCACCAGAGCAAATCGATGAGATAAATGTTGAGGAATATTGGGTGTAA
- the glnD gene encoding bifunctional uridylyltransferase/uridylyl-removing protein GlnD — protein MDALSPTQLSDEQLNIQTLRALLQDFGDQQKRTFFERCPITELVEQRSDFMDALLERLWTYFGFHHVEGLSLVAVGGYGRGELHPLSDIDILILSKRTLKEEWIPTISEFVTLLWDLKLEVGHAVRSTKECIEVGKQDLTVATNLQESRLICGSQDGYQSLRNHIDSDEFWPSAVFYQAKLEEQKERHARYHDTGYNLEPDIKSSPGGLRDIHTLSWVARRHFGATSLLEMSHHGFLTDAEYRELQECQNFLWDIRFALHIELKRYDNRLSFAYQAKVAENLGFTGERNQPVERMMKEFYRTLRRIIELNKMLLKMFDQAILNQGRLLPAEIINDDFQRRGPLIEARKPALFQARPDTILDMLIHIANDSSITGVAPPTLRQLRTARRRLNRFLHVIPEAREKFMLLVKHPNCLTKAFSLMHQLGVLSAYLPQWSHIVGQMQFDLFHVYTVDEHSMRLLKHIHSFGFAENRQKHPICCEVLPRIQKPELLIIAAIFHDIGKGRGGDHSVIGESEAYDFCIEHDLSKPEAKLVSWLVRNHLLMSVTAQKRDIQDPDVITEFAKKVKTEEYLEFLVCLTVADICATNPELWNSWKRSLLAELFYSTQRALRRGLEHPVDVRDRIRHNQQQASAVLRSQGFTPREIEVLWQRFKADYFLRHTPQQLAWHAQAILHQKDPNSPLILINPQPTRGGTELFVYTKDQPVLFASVVAELDRRNFNVHDAQVMVSRDGYILDTFIILEQNNQPLEEYRHQSIIKQLQNVIKDGRLTKIKTRRTPRNLVHFKVKTRTEFIETKNAKQTLMELVALDTPGLLAAVGATFAELDLHLHAAKITTIGERAEDLFIITSPEGNKLDTELQETLRGKLIENLSELAPH, from the coding sequence ATCGATGCTCTCTCACCCACTCAACTCTCCGATGAACAACTCAATATTCAAACTCTTAGGGCACTATTGCAAGATTTTGGTGATCAACAAAAGCGCACCTTCTTTGAGCGCTGTCCCATCACCGAACTTGTCGAACAACGAAGTGATTTTATGGACGCCCTATTGGAACGCCTATGGACATACTTTGGGTTCCATCATGTGGAAGGTTTAAGTCTAGTAGCTGTAGGTGGCTATGGCCGTGGTGAACTGCACCCCCTCTCCGATATCGACATCCTCATTCTCTCTAAACGCACTTTAAAAGAAGAGTGGATTCCCACCATCAGTGAGTTTGTTACTTTATTATGGGATTTAAAACTTGAGGTTGGCCATGCGGTACGCAGCACTAAAGAGTGTATCGAAGTGGGCAAACAAGATTTAACCGTTGCCACTAACCTGCAAGAATCTCGTCTCATTTGTGGTAGTCAAGACGGCTATCAAAGCTTGCGAAATCACATTGATTCTGATGAGTTTTGGCCCAGTGCAGTCTTTTATCAAGCTAAATTAGAAGAGCAAAAAGAGCGACACGCTCGCTACCATGATACAGGGTATAACCTTGAACCCGATATCAAATCTAGCCCAGGCGGATTACGCGACATCCATACTTTAAGTTGGGTAGCAAGACGCCACTTTGGTGCTACATCACTATTGGAAATGAGCCATCATGGCTTTCTTACCGACGCTGAATACAGAGAGTTGCAAGAGTGTCAAAATTTCCTATGGGATATTCGTTTCGCCCTGCACATAGAACTCAAACGTTATGACAACCGCTTATCATTTGCTTATCAAGCCAAAGTGGCAGAAAACCTCGGCTTTACCGGTGAACGCAATCAACCCGTAGAGCGAATGATGAAAGAGTTCTACCGCACCTTACGTCGCATCATCGAACTCAATAAAATGCTACTCAAGATGTTCGACCAAGCTATCCTCAATCAAGGCCGATTACTTCCTGCCGAAATCATTAATGACGATTTTCAACGTCGTGGTCCCCTTATAGAGGCGCGAAAACCTGCACTATTTCAAGCTCGTCCCGATACGATTTTGGACATGCTGATCCACATAGCCAATGACTCCAGTATTACCGGAGTTGCGCCCCCTACTTTGCGTCAGTTGCGTACAGCGAGACGACGCTTAAATCGTTTTCTACATGTTATTCCCGAAGCGCGTGAAAAGTTTATGCTGCTGGTTAAACACCCTAACTGCCTCACTAAAGCATTCAGCTTAATGCATCAGTTAGGAGTGCTGTCGGCCTACTTACCGCAGTGGAGTCATATTGTGGGGCAAATGCAATTTGACCTCTTTCATGTGTACACGGTTGATGAGCACAGTATGCGATTGCTCAAACACATCCACAGTTTTGGCTTTGCTGAAAATAGACAAAAACACCCCATTTGCTGCGAAGTGTTACCTCGCATTCAAAAGCCTGAACTGCTCATCATAGCCGCTATTTTCCACGATATTGGCAAAGGGCGAGGTGGCGACCACTCGGTCATTGGCGAAAGTGAAGCTTACGATTTCTGCATCGAACATGATTTATCTAAACCTGAGGCCAAACTGGTTTCTTGGTTGGTGAGGAATCACTTACTAATGTCAGTTACCGCGCAGAAGCGAGATATACAAGACCCTGATGTTATTACTGAATTTGCTAAAAAAGTGAAAACAGAAGAATACCTTGAGTTTCTTGTTTGCTTAACAGTCGCCGATATTTGTGCCACCAACCCAGAGCTTTGGAACAGCTGGAAACGTTCCCTTCTTGCTGAGCTTTTTTACTCAACGCAACGAGCATTACGTCGCGGTTTAGAACACCCTGTGGATGTAAGAGATAGAATTAGACACAATCAGCAACAAGCCTCTGCGGTATTAAGAAGCCAAGGGTTTACTCCAAGAGAAATTGAAGTGCTTTGGCAGCGCTTTAAAGCCGATTATTTTTTACGTCATACACCACAGCAATTAGCTTGGCACGCACAGGCAATCTTGCATCAAAAAGATCCTAACTCGCCACTCATCCTCATCAACCCTCAGCCCACTCGAGGGGGCACTGAACTATTTGTCTACACCAAAGATCAGCCGGTGTTATTTGCCAGTGTTGTAGCGGAGTTGGATCGCAGAAATTTTAATGTGCATGATGCTCAAGTCATGGTCAGCCGGGATGGGTACATTTTAGATACCTTCATCATATTAGAGCAAAACAACCAACCCTTAGAAGAGTACCGACACCAAAGCATTATTAAGCAACTGCAAAATGTCATCAAAGACGGTCGCTTAACCAAAATTAAAACCCGACGCACCCCACGTAACCTCGTTCACTTTAAGGTTAAAACCCGTACCGAATTTATTGAAACCAAAAATGCCAAACAGACACTGATGGAACTAGTGGCGCTAGACACCCCTGGGCTACTGGCCGCGGTCGGGGCCACCTTTGCCGAACTTGATTTGCATTTACATGCAGCCAAAATCACCACCATAGGTGAACGAGCCGAAGATCTGTTTATTATCACCTCTCCTGAAGGCAATAAACTCGATACTGAACTACAAGAAACCTTGCGCGGTAAACTCATTGAAAACTTATCCGAGCTCGCGCCACATTAA
- a CDS encoding DUF3461 family protein → MYPHLTGLGINELEQIEHYSLRQEAQKDVLKIYFKKQKGELFAKSVKFKYPRKIKSVLIDDGSGQYRNKTEVNRNLTLVIDELNLLTKPIQSKDVDLKQKILSDLRHLEKVVASKIKEIEGDLEKLK, encoded by the coding sequence ATGTATCCACACCTAACCGGGTTGGGAATTAACGAACTAGAGCAAATAGAACACTACTCTTTGCGCCAAGAGGCACAAAAAGACGTGCTAAAAATCTACTTTAAAAAGCAAAAAGGCGAGCTGTTTGCAAAAAGTGTTAAGTTTAAATATCCCAGAAAAATCAAAAGTGTATTAATTGATGACGGCAGTGGTCAATATAGAAATAAAACGGAAGTGAATCGAAATTTAACCTTAGTCATTGATGAACTAAACCTGCTAACAAAGCCGATTCAGTCCAAAGATGTTGATCTAAAACAGAAGATTCTGTCCGATCTTCGTCATTTAGAAAAAGTCGTCGCCAGTAAAATAAAAGAAATAGAAGGCGATTTAGAAAAGCTCAAATAA
- a CDS encoding IS256 family transposase yields the protein MTQPFDFDQALKALQAGKSLTGKDSVLGPLIKQLTEAALTAELELHLENDPISNRKNGKTSKTIKHPSGSFELDAPRDRNGTFEPQLIKKGQTTLTDEIDRKILSMFSMGMSYRDINKHVEDMYGINVSSGTINSVTDKLIPELKAWQQRPLDSHYPIVWLDAIHYKVKEDGRYISKAVYTILALNMQGKKEILGLHLSENEGANYWLSVLTDLHNRGVKDILIACVDGLTGFPEAIATIFPETETQLCVIHQIRNSMKYVASKNQKAFMADLKPVYRAVSKEAAELALDELEAKWGDIYPLVINSWRRKWNNLSHYFKYPEHIRKVIYTTNAVEAVHRQFRKLTKTKGAFPNENSLLKLLYAGILNASEKWTMPIHNWSLCLSQLAIYFEGRLDSVLEI from the coding sequence ATGACCCAACCATTTGATTTTGACCAAGCGCTTAAAGCACTTCAAGCAGGAAAAAGCCTTACGGGTAAAGACAGTGTACTTGGCCCACTTATCAAGCAACTTACTGAAGCTGCTCTGACTGCTGAGTTAGAGCTGCATCTTGAGAACGATCCCATCTCTAACCGCAAGAATGGTAAAACATCAAAAACAATCAAACATCCTTCAGGTAGCTTTGAACTCGATGCTCCAAGAGATAGAAACGGCACTTTTGAACCACAGCTCATTAAAAAGGGGCAAACAACATTAACTGATGAGATAGACCGTAAAATTCTCTCCATGTTTAGCATGGGCATGAGCTACCGAGATATCAATAAACACGTTGAGGATATGTACGGCATTAACGTCTCAAGTGGCACAATAAATAGTGTTACAGATAAGCTTATTCCTGAGCTTAAAGCTTGGCAGCAACGCCCCTTAGACAGCCATTATCCAATAGTTTGGCTTGATGCTATTCACTATAAAGTCAAAGAGGATGGCCGTTATATCAGCAAGGCTGTTTACACGATTTTAGCGTTGAACATGCAAGGTAAGAAAGAAATATTAGGGCTTCATTTATCAGAAAATGAAGGGGCTAACTATTGGTTATCTGTGCTGACCGACCTGCATAATCGTGGTGTTAAGGATATCTTAATTGCTTGTGTCGATGGGTTAACAGGTTTCCCTGAGGCGATAGCGACTATCTTCCCAGAAACAGAAACCCAGCTGTGCGTAATCCACCAAATCCGTAATTCCATGAAGTATGTCGCCTCAAAAAATCAGAAAGCCTTTATGGCGGATTTGAAGCCTGTTTATCGAGCGGTAAGTAAAGAAGCAGCTGAGCTTGCACTTGATGAACTAGAAGCCAAGTGGGGGGACATATACCCACTGGTCATCAACTCATGGCGCAGAAAGTGGAATAATCTCTCGCATTACTTTAAATATCCAGAGCATATACGCAAGGTGATTTACACGACTAATGCGGTTGAGGCCGTCCACCGTCAATTTAGAAAGCTGACTAAAACAAAGGGCGCGTTCCCTAACGAAAATAGCTTGTTGAAGCTACTTTATGCTGGCATATTGAATGCGTCTGAAAAATGGACAATGCCAATCCATAATTGGAGCCTTTGTTTATCCCAGTTAGCCATTTATTTTGAAGGGCGTTTAGACAGCGTGCTAGAAATTTAA
- the truC gene encoding tRNA pseudouridine(65) synthase TruC produces MLEIIFQDEYIVAVNKPAGMLVHRSWLDKHETQFVMQTLRDQIGQHVFPLHRLDRPTSGVLVFALSSEVASQMMPMFAEHQMQKTYHAIVRGWIEEGDRLDYALKVEYDKIADKFANKEKEAQQAITDYKPLAKVEVPYSTGRFATSRYCLMELQPLTGRKHQLRRHMKHLRHPIVGDTTHGDGKHNRLFKENLASDRLLLHASTLEFEHPFTGVHLVLQARFDETWCQLIEQFEWQSAFNANCTK; encoded by the coding sequence ATGCTAGAGATTATTTTTCAAGATGAATACATAGTAGCGGTAAATAAACCTGCGGGAATGTTGGTGCACCGCTCTTGGCTCGATAAACATGAAACCCAATTTGTTATGCAAACATTGCGTGACCAAATTGGTCAACATGTGTTTCCGCTACACCGCTTAGATCGTCCTACTTCAGGGGTGCTGGTGTTTGCATTATCCAGTGAAGTGGCTTCACAAATGATGCCGATGTTTGCAGAACATCAGATGCAAAAAACCTATCATGCGATTGTGCGTGGTTGGATTGAAGAAGGGGATAGATTGGATTATGCCCTTAAAGTGGAATACGACAAGATTGCCGATAAATTTGCCAATAAAGAAAAAGAAGCACAACAGGCGATAACCGATTATAAGCCACTGGCTAAAGTGGAGGTGCCGTATTCTACAGGGCGCTTTGCTACTTCTCGTTACTGCTTAATGGAGTTGCAACCATTAACGGGGCGTAAGCATCAATTGCGTCGTCATATGAAGCACCTACGTCATCCGATTGTTGGGGATACCACCCATGGTGATGGAAAGCATAACCGGCTATTCAAAGAGAACCTTGCTAGTGACCGCTTACTTTTGCATGCATCAACTCTGGAGTTTGAACATCCATTTACTGGAGTGCATTTAGTATTACAGGCGCGCTTTGATGAGACTTGGTGTCAGCTTATTGAGCAATTTGAATGGCAATCGGCATTTAACGCCAATTGTACTAAATAG
- a CDS encoding YqcC family protein: MNTDPKQIQKLLLLTQRALNRADLWEQNSPPLGALASTQPFAIDTLRPEQWLQWVFIPKMSDLIRAGQGLPSGFAIAPYFEQACAEDSRWDEVIAVLRKIDEVCG, from the coding sequence TTGAATACAGATCCCAAACAGATACAAAAATTGCTATTACTGACCCAACGAGCCCTAAATAGAGCCGATTTATGGGAACAAAATAGCCCCCCCTTAGGGGCATTGGCGAGCACTCAACCTTTTGCCATTGATACCTTGCGTCCAGAGCAGTGGCTGCAGTGGGTTTTTATTCCCAAAATGAGTGACTTAATTCGTGCAGGACAAGGTTTACCATCCGGGTTTGCTATTGCCCCTTATTTTGAGCAAGCTTGTGCTGAAGATTCACGGTGGGATGAGGTCATTGCTGTGCTAAGAAAAATTGATGAGGTGTGTGGTTAA
- a CDS encoding DUF3549 family protein: MENISTLTQILNDSRCQFKVHDLGRRIELIPNEEFESIELGRQAYPYPIQRQAQFAITYWNEQKQPWIWFLKFDLDERGLLSATDIGNFIKFVLEAMGSRLQKELSEEVQEQLASNPYTFKPKEDKLAVFNSQVSAELELSASQYYAHALTYFNGSLGWSNWQTVGLQGITDICARLKEPDNELMVKKSLSHLPSQPLYGLLGALEHCDISASLANRLYDLALEQLNNPDCDLFLLSALARALSGDKGNKLTSLITSILSESKYCHQEVLIAIAGRCWQPLQDSALAEQFLIRLAETNNQALFNQLFADLVMQPKLRMVILPMLHQAPSQKLANALINLQKNTKGQR; encoded by the coding sequence ATGGAAAACATTTCAACACTGACCCAAATTTTGAACGACAGTCGCTGTCAATTTAAGGTGCATGACTTAGGTCGTCGTATCGAGCTTATCCCAAATGAGGAATTTGAGAGCATTGAACTGGGAAGACAAGCCTACCCATACCCCATTCAACGCCAAGCTCAATTTGCCATCACTTATTGGAATGAGCAAAAACAACCTTGGATTTGGTTTTTAAAATTTGATCTTGATGAACGCGGCCTTCTTAGCGCCACCGACATTGGCAATTTTATTAAGTTTGTTCTTGAGGCTATGGGCTCAAGGCTACAAAAAGAGCTCAGTGAGGAAGTTCAAGAACAACTGGCAAGCAACCCTTACACTTTTAAACCTAAGGAAGACAAGCTTGCAGTATTTAATAGCCAAGTAAGCGCTGAGCTTGAGTTATCAGCCAGCCAATATTACGCCCACGCCCTAACGTATTTTAATGGCAGCTTAGGCTGGAGCAATTGGCAAACCGTTGGCTTACAAGGCATTACCGACATTTGTGCTCGCTTGAAAGAGCCCGACAACGAGCTGATGGTGAAAAAAAGCCTCTCGCATCTGCCTTCTCAACCACTGTATGGGTTATTAGGTGCCTTAGAACACTGCGATATCAGCGCTTCTTTAGCGAACCGTTTGTATGACCTAGCCCTAGAGCAACTGAACAATCCTGACTGCGATTTATTCCTATTATCCGCATTAGCCCGCGCCCTATCAGGCGATAAAGGCAATAAACTGACGTCACTGATCACCTCCATTCTTTCCGAAAGTAAATACTGTCACCAAGAAGTGTTGATCGCCATTGCAGGCCGTTGCTGGCAACCACTGCAAGACAGTGCACTGGCCGAGCAATTCTTAATTCGCTTAGCAGAAACCAATAATCAAGCCTTGTTCAATCAACTGTTTGCCGACCTTGTTATGCAACCAAAATTGCGCATGGTAATACTGCCTATGTTGCATCAAGCGCCATCACAAAAGTTAGCCAACGCACTGATTAATTTGCAAAAGAATACTAAGGGACAACGTTAG
- a CDS encoding DUF3301 domain-containing protein gives MDHLFAILGLVIFVTLFWQHRRQAEFAKGAIQRHCKQLDLQVVSISSGSHKIRYPNGKWGWHTVFAFEFSALGDDCYHGELTMQGLRMTHFHTQPHRM, from the coding sequence ATGGATCACCTGTTTGCCATACTTGGGCTGGTTATTTTTGTGACGTTATTTTGGCAACATAGAAGACAAGCTGAATTTGCTAAAGGGGCCATTCAACGCCATTGCAAACAGTTAGATCTGCAAGTTGTTAGTATCTCATCAGGATCGCACAAAATTCGCTACCCTAATGGTAAATGGGGTTGGCATACGGTGTTTGCTTTTGAGTTCTCGGCATTAGGCGATGATTGCTATCACGGCGAACTGACCATGCAAGGCTTGAGGATGACCCATTTCCACACCCAACCTCATCGCATGTAG
- a CDS encoding YaiI/YqxD family protein: MKIWVDADACPKVIRETLIRASERTGIECIFVANHPIPLPKRNTIRFVQVSQGFDIADDEIALRVADNDLVITSDIPLADEVITKGGQALSSRGELFTKENIKARLNVRDFMDTMRSSGVQTGGPAALSQTDRRDFANALDKILARAPKPNN, from the coding sequence ATGAAGATTTGGGTCGATGCTGACGCCTGTCCTAAAGTCATTAGAGAGACGCTCATTCGCGCTTCAGAGCGAACCGGCATTGAGTGTATTTTTGTGGCAAACCACCCTATTCCACTACCAAAACGCAACACCATTCGTTTTGTGCAAGTAAGCCAAGGTTTTGATATTGCCGATGATGAAATCGCCCTCAGAGTTGCAGACAATGATTTAGTCATCACCTCTGATATTCCGCTAGCGGATGAAGTCATTACCAAAGGCGGTCAAGCCCTCAGCAGTCGCGGTGAACTCTTTACCAAAGAAAACATCAAAGCACGCCTTAACGTGCGTGACTTTATGGACACCATGCGCTCATCAGGGGTACAAACTGGTGGCCCTGCAGCACTGTCTCAAACCGACAGACGCGACTTTGCTAATGCGCTGGATAAGATATTGGCGCGAGCGCCAAAGCCGAATAACTAA